The following proteins come from a genomic window of Panthera leo isolate Ple1 chromosome E2, P.leo_Ple1_pat1.1, whole genome shotgun sequence:
- the USB1 gene encoding U6 snRNA phosphodiesterase isoform X3 — MSAAPLVGYSSSSSEDEDEAKAGAQARPGAGSCPRAQSPLPSQRLPVPDSVLHMFLGTEEGPEDDSAKHGGRVRTFPHERGNWATHVYVPYEAKEEFLDMLDMLLPRAQTYVPRLVRMEAFHLSLSQSVVLRHHWILPFVQALKDRMASFQGFFFIANRVKIYTNQEKTRTFVGLEVTSGHAQFLDLVSEVDRVMEEFDLTTFYQRVLGINTEGLVSHEAGQGSSRDPVTTL; from the exons ATGAGTGCGGCGCCCCTGGTGGgctacagcagcagcagctcgGAGGATGAGGATGAGGCCAAGGCAGGGGCCCAGGCGCGGCCGGGGGCTGGAAGCTGCCCTCG TGCCCAGAGCCCCCTTCCCAGCCAGAGGTTGCCAGTACCTGACAGTGTGCTGCACATGTTCCTGGGCACCGAGGAGGGGCCTGAAGATGACAGTGCAAAACATGGGGGCCGGGTGCGCACGTTCCCCCACGAGCGGGGCAACTGGGCCACCCACGTCTACGTGCCGT ATGAAGCCAAGGAGGAGTTCCTGGACATGCTCGACATGTTGCTGCCCCGCGCACAGACTTACGTCCCCCGGCTGGTTCGGATGGAGGCGTTCCACCTCAGCCTGTCCCAGAGCGTGGTTCTGCGGCATCACTGGATCCTCCCCTTCGTGCAGGCTCTGAAAGACCGCATGGCCTCCTTCCAGGG ATTCTTCTTTATTGCCAACCGGGTAAAGATTTATACCAACCAAGAGAAAACAAG AACGTTTGTTGGGCTCGAGGTCACCTCAGGGCACGCCCAGTTCCTGGACCTGGTTTCAGAGGTAGACAGAGTCATGGAGGAATTTGACCTCACCACTTTCTACCAG AGGGTGCTCGGGATCAACACTGAGGGTCTGGTCTCTCATGAAGCAGGCCAGGGATCCAGCAGGGATCCTGTGACAACACTGTGA
- the ZNF319 gene encoding zinc finger protein 319, whose amino-acid sequence MSESWQQPPQTQPQQPQPPQPQHHAEPPPALAEHALPPGSAENPLGCAVYGILLQPDPGLQPPQHAPLQAAGEPGPKCGVCGHDLAHLSSPHEHQCLAGHDRSFQCTQCLKIFHQATDLLEHQCVQAEQKPFVCGVCKMGFSLLTSLAQHHSAHSGTGGLVKCSICEKTYKPAEAAEPAATAASALPPAAAPPTVAPAEQADKPYSCSICQKPFKHLSELSRHERIHTGEKPYKCTLCDKSFSQSSHLVHHKRTHSSERPYKCAVCEKTFKHRSHLVRHMYAHSGEHHLFRCNVCELHFKESSELLQHPCTPSGERPFRCGECQKAFKRPSDLRQHERTHSAERPFKCDLCPMGFKQQYALMRHRRTHKTEEPFKCGLCEKGFGQPSHLLYHQHVHTLETLFKCPVCQKGFDQSAELLRHKCLPGAAERPFKCPVCNKAYKRASALQKHQLAHCSAAEKPLRCTLCERRFFSSSEFVQHRCDPAREKPLKCPDCEKRFKYASDLQRHRRVHTGEKPYKCPNCDKAFKQREHLNKHQGVHAREQQFKCVWCGERFLDVALLQEHSAQHSAAAAAAEGAYQVAACLP is encoded by the coding sequence ATGTCGGAAAGCTGGCAGCAGCCACCACAGACGCAGCCACAGCAGCCTCAGCCACCACAGCCTCAGCACCATGCAGAACCGCCGCCGGCCCTGGCTGAGCACGCGCTGCCCCCAGGCTCAGCTGAGAACCCCCTGGGCTGTGCTGTCTATGGCATCCTCCTGCAGCCCGACCCGGGCCTCCAGCCCCCGCAGCACGCGCCCCTGCAGGCAGCCGGTGAGCCGGGCCCCAAGTGCGGTGTGTGCGGTCACGACCTGGCACACCTGTCCAGCCCGCATGAGCACCAGTGCCTGGCGGGCCACGACCGCTCGTTTCAGTGCACGCAGTGCCTCAAGATTTTCCATCAGGCTACCGACCTGCTGGAACATCAGTGCGTGCAGGCCGAACAGAAGCCTTTTGTCTGTGGCGTCTGCAAGATGGGCTTCTCGCTGCTCACCTCGCTGGCACAGCACCACAGCGCACACAGTGGCACCGGTGGCCTCGTGAAATGTTCCATCTGCGAGAAGACCTACAAGCCCGCCGAGGCCGCTGAGCCCGCAGCCACCGCTGCGTCGGCGCTGCCCCCGGCAGCCGCGCCGCCCACCGTGGCTCCCGCCGAACAGGCCGACAAGCCCTACAGCTGCTCCATCTGCCAGAAGCCCTTCAAGCACCTGTCGGAGCTGTCGCGGCACGAGCGAAtccacacgggcgagaagccgtACAAGTGCACGCTGTGCGACAAGAGCTTCAGCCAGTCGTCCCACCTGGTGCACCACAAGCGCACGCACAGCTCCGAGCGGCCCTACAAGTGCGCGGTGTGCGAGAAGACCTTCAAGCACCGCTCCCACCTGGTGCGCCACATGTACGCGCACTCGGGCGAGCACCACCTGTTCCGCTGCAACGTGTGCGAGCTGCACTTCAAGGAGTCCTCCGAGCTGCTGCAGCACCCGTGCACGCCGAGCGGGGAGCGGCCCTTCCGCTGTGGCGAGTGCCAGAAGGCCTTCAAGCGGCCGTCGGACCTGCGGCAGCACGAGCGCACGCACAGCGCGGAGCGTCCCTTCAAGTGCGATCTGTGCCCGATGGGCTTCAAGCAGCAGTACGCGCTCATGCGGCACCGGCGCACACACAAGACCGAGGAGCCCTTCAAGTGCGGCCTGTGCGAGAAGGGCTTCGGGCAGCCCAGCCACCTGCTCTACCACCAGCACGTGCACACCCTCGAGACCCTCTTCAAGTGCCCCGTGTGCCAGAAGGGCTTCGACCAGTCGGCCGAGCTGCTGCGGCACAAGTGCCTGCCGGGCGCGGCCGAGCGGCCCTTCAAGTGCCCCGTGTGCAACAAGGCTTATAAGCGGGCGTCGGCCCTGCAGAAGCACCAGCTGGCCCACTGCTCGGCAGCCGAGAAGCCTCTGCGCTGCACTCTGTGCGAGCGCCGCTTCTTCTCATCCTCGGAGTTCGTGCAGCACCGCTGCGACCCAGCCCGCGAGAAGCCACTCAAGTGCCCGGACTGCGAGAAGCGCTTCAAGTACGCGTCAGACCTGCAGCGGCACCGGCGGGTGCACACGGGAGAGAAGCCCTACAAGTGCCCCAATTGTGATAAGGCCTTCAAGCAGCGGGAGCATCTCAACAAGCACCAGGGTGTGCA
- the USB1 gene encoding U6 snRNA phosphodiesterase isoform X2, translating into MSAAPLVGYSSSSSEDEDEAKAGAQARPGAGSCPRAQSPLPSQRLPVPDSVLHMFLGTEEGPEDDSAKHGGRVRTFPHERGNWATHVYVPYEAKEEFLDMLDMLLPRAQTYVPRLVRMEAFHLSLSQSVVLRHHWILPFVQALKDRMASFQGFFFIANRVKIYTNQEKTRTFVGLEVTSGHAQFLDLVSEVDRVMEEFDLTTFYQQRVLGINTEGLVSHEAGQGSSRDPVTTL; encoded by the exons ATGAGTGCGGCGCCCCTGGTGGgctacagcagcagcagctcgGAGGATGAGGATGAGGCCAAGGCAGGGGCCCAGGCGCGGCCGGGGGCTGGAAGCTGCCCTCG TGCCCAGAGCCCCCTTCCCAGCCAGAGGTTGCCAGTACCTGACAGTGTGCTGCACATGTTCCTGGGCACCGAGGAGGGGCCTGAAGATGACAGTGCAAAACATGGGGGCCGGGTGCGCACGTTCCCCCACGAGCGGGGCAACTGGGCCACCCACGTCTACGTGCCGT ATGAAGCCAAGGAGGAGTTCCTGGACATGCTCGACATGTTGCTGCCCCGCGCACAGACTTACGTCCCCCGGCTGGTTCGGATGGAGGCGTTCCACCTCAGCCTGTCCCAGAGCGTGGTTCTGCGGCATCACTGGATCCTCCCCTTCGTGCAGGCTCTGAAAGACCGCATGGCCTCCTTCCAGGG ATTCTTCTTTATTGCCAACCGGGTAAAGATTTATACCAACCAAGAGAAAACAAG AACGTTTGTTGGGCTCGAGGTCACCTCAGGGCACGCCCAGTTCCTGGACCTGGTTTCAGAGGTAGACAGAGTCATGGAGGAATTTGACCTCACCACTTTCTACCAG CAGAGGGTGCTCGGGATCAACACTGAGGGTCTGGTCTCTCATGAAGCAGGCCAGGGATCCAGCAGGGATCCTGTGACAACACTGTGA
- the USB1 gene encoding U6 snRNA phosphodiesterase isoform X1: protein MSAAPLVGYSSSSSEDEDEAKAGAQARPGAGSCPRAQSPLPSQRLPVPDSVLHMFLGTEEGPEDDSAKHGGRVRTFPHERGNWATHVYVPYEAKEEFLDMLDMLLPRAQTYVPRLVRMEAFHLSLSQSVVLRHHWILPFVQALKDRMASFQGFFFIANRVKIYTNQEKTRTFVGLEVTSGHAQFLDLVSEVDRVMEEFDLTTFYQDPSFHISLAWCVGDARLQLEGQCLRELQTIVDEFEDSEMVLRVHAEQVRCKSGHKFFSMPLK from the exons ATGAGTGCGGCGCCCCTGGTGGgctacagcagcagcagctcgGAGGATGAGGATGAGGCCAAGGCAGGGGCCCAGGCGCGGCCGGGGGCTGGAAGCTGCCCTCG TGCCCAGAGCCCCCTTCCCAGCCAGAGGTTGCCAGTACCTGACAGTGTGCTGCACATGTTCCTGGGCACCGAGGAGGGGCCTGAAGATGACAGTGCAAAACATGGGGGCCGGGTGCGCACGTTCCCCCACGAGCGGGGCAACTGGGCCACCCACGTCTACGTGCCGT ATGAAGCCAAGGAGGAGTTCCTGGACATGCTCGACATGTTGCTGCCCCGCGCACAGACTTACGTCCCCCGGCTGGTTCGGATGGAGGCGTTCCACCTCAGCCTGTCCCAGAGCGTGGTTCTGCGGCATCACTGGATCCTCCCCTTCGTGCAGGCTCTGAAAGACCGCATGGCCTCCTTCCAGGG ATTCTTCTTTATTGCCAACCGGGTAAAGATTTATACCAACCAAGAGAAAACAAG AACGTTTGTTGGGCTCGAGGTCACCTCAGGGCACGCCCAGTTCCTGGACCTGGTTTCAGAGGTAGACAGAGTCATGGAGGAATTTGACCTCACCACTTTCTACCAG GACCCCTCCTTCCACATCAGTCTGGCCTGGTGTGTGGGTGACGCGCGTCTCCAGCTGGAAGGGCAGTGCCTGCGGGAGCTGCAG ACAATTGTGGACGAGTTTGAAGACTCCGAGATGGTGCTGCGTGTGCACGCCGAGCAGGTCCGCTGCAAGTCTGGGCACAAGTTCTTCTCGATGCCTTTGAAGTGA